One window from the genome of Sulfodiicoccus acidiphilus encodes:
- a CDS encoding universal stress protein, whose product MFEKVLLAYDGSEEAKKAVEVAVDVAKKYSAKLYVLEVVDNTILYSFAAPPISFKELEKRAESHVNEVAQRARSSGVDCEPKVAAGYPPTAIMEFAESNGVGLIVMGSRGLSTFKKLFLGSVSSAVVNNSKVPVLIVR is encoded by the coding sequence ATGTTTGAGAAGGTTCTTCTGGCCTACGATGGCTCAGAGGAGGCCAAGAAGGCGGTAGAAGTTGCTGTAGACGTCGCCAAGAAGTACTCGGCGAAGCTCTACGTCTTAGAGGTGGTAGACAATACCATACTCTATAGCTTCGCCGCCCCTCCCATATCGTTCAAGGAACTCGAGAAGAGGGCGGAGTCCCACGTTAACGAAGTCGCCCAGAGGGCACGTTCGTCTGGAGTGGACTGTGAACCCAAGGTAGCGGCGGGATATCCACCAACAGCTATCATGGAGTTCGCGGAAAGTAATGGAGTCGGGCTGATTGTAATGGGGAGTAGGGGACTCTCGACCTTTAAGAAACTCTTCCTGGGCAGCGTATCGAGCGCGGTAGTAAACAACTCCAAGGTCCCTGTTCTGATAGTTAGATAA